One region of Citrus sinensis cultivar Valencia sweet orange chromosome 6, DVS_A1.0, whole genome shotgun sequence genomic DNA includes:
- the LOC102631065 gene encoding pentatricopeptide repeat-containing protein At2g29760, chloroplastic, with amino-acid sequence MMTDNPPQHMETLSTPVISLPRHPNPTTLTVNNGHQHHPHPVFSLIKQCKNIKQLKQIHTQMLRTGLFFDPYSASKLFTPCALGTFSSLEYAREMFDQIPQPNLYTWNTLIRAYSSSAEPIQSFMIFLQLVYNSPYFPNEFTFPFVIKAAARLVQFRVGQAIHGMVIKSSFEDDLFISNSLIHFYAICGDLAMAYCVFVMIGKKDVVSWNSMISGFVQGGFFEKAIELYREMEMENVKPDEVTMVAVLSACAKKRDLEFGRWVCSYIEKNGIKMDLTLSNAMLDMYVKCGSLEDAKSLFDKMEEKDIVSWTTMIDGYAKLGEFDAAMSVLAAVPIQQIATWNALISAYEQNGKPNEALSIFHEQLSKNVNPDEFTFVSVLSACAQLGAMDIGVQIHAKMKKQGIKLNCYLTTSLIDMYTKCGNLDKALEVFHTVKSRDVFVWSTMIAGFAMYGRGRDALDLFSRMQEAKVKPNAVTFTNVLCACSHSGLVDEGRMFFNQMEPVYGVVPGVKHYTCMVDMLGRAGLLDEAVEFIEKMPIVPGASVWGALLGACKIHENVELAEYACSHLLELEPENHGALVLLSNIYAKTGKWDNVSELRKHMRVSGLKKEPGCSSIEVNGEIHKFLAGESSHPLCKEIYSKLDEIVARLKSFGYVPNRSHLLQLVEEEDVQEQALNLHSERLAIAYGLISVEPSQPIRIVKNLRVCGDCHSVAKLISKLYNREILLRDRYRFHHFSGGNCSCMDYW; translated from the coding sequence ATGATGACGGATAACCCACCACAACACATGGAAACTCTAAGCACCCCAGTTATTTCTCTTCCACGTCACCCAAACCCCACTACCCTAACTGTCAATAACGGCCATCAACACCACCCGCACCCAGTTTTCTCACTAATCAAACAatgcaaaaatataaaacagcTAAAGCAAATTCATACACAAATGCTACGTACAGGCCTTTTCTTTGACCCATACTCAGCCAGCAAGCTCTTCACACCTTGTGCTCTTGGTACCTTTTCCAGCCTTGAGTACGCACGTGAAATGTTCGATCAAATTCCCCAACCAAATCTTTATACTTGGAACACCCTCATTCGTGCTTATTCATCAAGCGCCGAACCTATTCAGagttttatgatatttttgcAGCTGGTTTATAATTCTCCTTATTTTCCGAACGAATTCACTTTCCCTTTTGTGATTAAAGCGGCAGCAAGGCTCGTTCAGTTTCGTGTAGGGCAAGCTATTCATGGAATGGTTATCAAGTCCTCGTTTGAGgatgatttgtttatttctaattcattaatacatttttatgCCATATGTGGAGATCTAGCTATGGCTTATTGTGTTTTTGTAATGATTGGTAAGAAAGATGTTGTTTCTTGGAATTCGATGATCTCGGGGTTCGTTCAAGGAGGTTTTTTTGAAAAGGCAATAGAGTTGTATAGAGAGATGGAGATGGAAAATGTGAAGCCTGATGAGGTGACAATGGTGGCTGTTTTATCAGCTTGTGCAAAGAAGAGGGATTTGGAATTTGGAAGATGGGTCTGTTCTTATATCGAAAAGAATGGGATAAAAATGGACTTGACTTTGAGTAATGCGATGCTTGATATGTATGTGAAATGTGGGAGTCTTGAAGATGCAAAAAGCCTGTTTGATAAGATGGAAGAGAAAGATATTGTTTCGTGGACAACTATGATTGATGGATATGCTAAATTGGGGGAGTTTGATGCAGCTATGTCAGTTCTGGCTGCCGTGCCAATACAACAGATTGCCACATGGAATGCACTGATTTCAGCTTATGAACAGAATGGGAAGCCAAACGAGGCTTTGTCCATTTTTCATGAGCAGCTCAGCAAGAATGTGAATCCAGATGAGTTCACTTTTGTGAGTGTTTTGTCCGCTTGTGCTCAGCTTGGAGCAATGGATATAGGTGTGCAGATCCATgcaaaaatgaagaagcaaGGGATAAAGTTAAATTGCTATCTCACAACCTCACTTATTGACATGTATACTAAGTGTGGCAATCTGGATAAGGCACTTGAGGTATTTCATACTGTGAAGAGTAGAGATGTGTTTGTATGGAGCACCATGATTGCAGGGTTCGCAATGTATGGACGTGGTAGAGATGCATTAGATTTGTTCTCTAGAATGCAAGAAGCTAAAGTTAAGCCCAATGCTGTGACTTTTACCAATGTACTATGTGCTTGTAGTCACTCAGGTTTAGTGGACGAGGGCAGGATGTTTTTCAATCAAATGGAGCCAGTTTATGGGGTTGTGCCTGGAGTGAAGCACTATACTTGCATGGTTGACATGCTTGGTCGTGCTGGCCTGTTGGATGAAGCTGTTGAGTTCATAGAGAAAATGCCAATAGTTCCTGGTGCCTCAGTATGGGGGGCTCTGCTTGGGGCCTGTAAAATTCATGAAAATGTTGAGCTTGCTGAATACGCTTGTAGCCATTTGCTGGAGTTGGAACCTGAAAATCATGGAGCTTTAGTGCTACTATCTAATATATATGCCAAAACAGGGAAATGGGATAATGTTTCTGAGTTAAGGAAACATATGAGAGTCTCTGGATTAAAGAAAGAACCGGGTTGTAGCTCAATTGAGGTCAATGGTGAAATTCATAAGTTCCTAGCAGGAGAGAGCTCTCACCCTCTCTGCAAGGAAATCTACTCAAAGCTTGATGAAATTGTAGCAAGATTAAAGTCATTTGGTTATGTACCCAACAGGTCTCACCTTTTGCAActtgttgaagaagaagacgTGCAGGAGCAGGCCCTTAACCTTCACAGTGAGAGGTTAGCGATTGCATATGGGCTTATTAGTGTGGAGCCATCTCAACCAATCCGGATTGTGAAGAATCTTCGTGTTTGCGGCGACTGTCACTCAGTTGCTAAGCTCATATCTAAACTTTACAATAGAGAGATACTATTGAGGGACCGGTATCGATTCCATCATTTTAGTGGAGGGAATTGTTCATGCATGGATTATTGGTGA
- the LOC102631377 gene encoding UDP-glycosyltransferase 71K1-like translates to MKKAELIFVPSPGIGHLVSTLEFAKHLTDRDDRISVTLLSMKLAVAPWVDAYAKSLTDSQPRICIIDLPPVDPPLPDVLKKSPEYFLSLVVESHLPNVKNIVSSRANSGSLQVTGLVLDFFCVSMVDIAKELSLPSYIFLTSNLGFLGLMLYLPTRQDRISTVFESSDHELLIPGITSPVPVCVLPSCLFNKDGGHATLVKLAQRFKDVDGIIVNTFHELEPYAVNAFSGDLNPPLYTVGPVLHLKSQPNPDLDEAQYQKIFQWLDDLAESSVVFLCFGSSGSFDVAQVKEIAIGLERSGYNFLWSLRVSCPKDEASAHRYVTNNGVFPEGFLERIKGRGMICGWVPQVEILAHKAIGGFVSHCGWNSILESLWYGVPIATWPIYAEQQLNAFRMVKEQGLALDLRLDYRVGSDLVMACDIESAVRCLMDGESKIRKKGKEMAEISRKSLMEGGSSFNSIGQFVSLNF, encoded by the coding sequence ATGAAGAAAGCAGAGCTCATATTCGTTCCATCACCAGGAATTGGTCACCTTGTGTCAACCCTTGAGTTTGCAAAGCATTTAACCGATCGGGATGATCGAATTTCAGTCACTCTCCTGTCTATGAAGCTAGCGGTCGCTCCTTGGGTTGATGCATACGCCAAATCACTAACAGATTCACAACCAAGAATCTGTATCATTGACCTCCCTCCTGTAGATCCGCCTCTTCCAGACGTTTTGAAGAAATCCCCAGAATACTTCCTCTCACTGGTTGTGGAAAGTCACTTGcccaatgttaaaaatattgtatcaTCCCGCGCTAACTCAGGCTCCCTCCAAGTTACCGGGTTAGTTCTCGATTTCTTTTGTGTGTCCATGGTTGACATTGCTAAGGAGTTGAGTCTACCTTCGTACATATTTTTAACCTCTAATTTGGGATTCTTGGGTCTCATGCTGTATTTACCGACTCGTCAGGATAGGATTAGCACTGTGTTTGAATCTTCAGATCATGAGTTGTTGATCCCAGGTATTACCAGCCCAGTTCCCGTATGTGTTTTGCCTTCTTGTTTGTTTAATAAGGATGGGGGTCATGCCACTTTGGTGAAGCTTGCTCAAAGATTCAAAGATGTCGAtggtataattgtaaatacaTTTCATGAGTTAGAACCATATGCTGTCAACGCATTTTCGGGTGATCTAAATCCTCCCTTATACACAGTTGGGCCGGTACTTCACCTTAAAAGTCAGCCTAACCCTGATTTAGATGAGGCTCAGTACCAAAAGATCTTCCAATGGCTTGATGATCTGGCTGAATCTTCTGTAGTGTTTCTCTGTTTTGGAAGCTCTGGGAGCTTTGATGTGGCACAAGTGAAAGAGATAGCTATCGGGCTGGAGAGAAGTGGGTACAATTTCTTGTGGTCTCTGCGAGTTTCGTGCCCAAAAGATGAAGCTTCTGCACATAGATATGTCACAAATAATGGTGTATTTCCTGAAGGATTCTTGGAAAGGATCAAGGGAAGAGGAATGATCTGTGGGTGGGTCCCACAGGTGGAGATTTTAGCCCACAAAGCAATTGGAGGTTTTGTATCTCACTGTGGATGGAACTCGATCCTGGAGAGCTTGTGGTATGGTGTGCCAATTGCAACATGGCCTATTTATGCAGAACAGCAGCTTAACGCATTTAGGATGGTGAAGGAACAGGGATTAGCGCTGGATTTGAGATTGGATTACAGGGTTGGTAGTGATCTCGTGATGGCTTGTGATATAGAGAGCGCGGTAAGATGCCTAATGGATGGTGAGAGCAAGATAAGGAAGAAAGGGAAGGAAATGGCCGAGATCAGCAGGAAGTCTCTGATGGAAGGTGGATCTTCATTCAATTCGATAGGGCAATTCGTTAGTCTAAACTTTTAG